The genomic stretch AGCTTGGACCAAAATGGATTTCATTAAGATGGACAAATAACGAGGTCTAACTCAATCTACCCAACATGACCTAGCCTCCCTTCTCTGGTTTTTTTTTAATAGTTTTTTGAACAAAAAATTGTGAAAAGTTAATGTATTTTATCTTAAATTATTTGCTTAAGTTCTTTTAAATTTACATACTTCTCAATGTCCAAATATGATTTTGTGTAATAGGATTTGAATTTGTTGAGCTAAACAAAGCTCAAAAAGCCTTTAAAATGGTGTAATACTGTCTGTTTTTGCTAGAAAAATTTTCACACTCCCAATCTTTTGAGCTATAATGTACGACTTTGTTTGCGCTCCcaataatcttttccttgaacTAAGTTTCACATGGCACACTATCATGATCCACAAGTATCCCCTCAAACTAAGTCCTACGTGGCCCACTACTACAATCCGTGTGTTAATTTTTAAAATTCACTGTGTGCCACCCACATCGACATTATTTATTTATGGCAAACCGAAGCCCACTACTAATATTTTTCTTGTAACTCGTATGGGAAAGTAAATTGAGCCCCAAGACATGACTCTGTCATCGCTGAACCTGGGTTCTGGTAATAGTTGTTAGGCTAAACTAGCCTAAAGATACTCTTAACATATGGGGGCTAAACCAGCCCAAAGATACTCTTAACATGGTGTGATACTATCTACTTTGGGGCAAGACCGTACGATTTTCCTTAAAAAGCCTCACAGCAGTAAAAAATTTCTACACTTTATATGTAATTTCCCAATCTTTCTGACTGCCAATGTAAAACTTTGTTCGAACGCCAGAATTATATTTTAAACAGTCGATTATCCTATTTAACCCGTTTGACCCAATAATTTGATGGGTTATTTGGCTTCAACCCATTGAGACAAATCAGCAAATGGATCATAATCCAATTAAATTTGGACGGATTGGGCAGGTTACAAAAATGATTGATTTTGACACCTAAAACTTTCAGGAAATGCAACAGATCTTGAAGCTATTGGAGTTTCCAAGGATGGTCCAAAACTTCTTCAAGCTATACTAAATACTACTTTCAAAGGCCTTAGCGGAGACTTTCAAATTGTTGATGGGCAATTGCAGTCACCAGCTTATGAGATTATTAATGTGATTGGTAATGGGGCAAAAATATTTGGTTTGTGGACAAAGGAAAATGGAATTGCTAAAGAACTGAATTTAAGAAGCACAAACAATGGATATTCAATTTCTAAGGATAATTTTGGCTCCATTATATGGCCTGGTGACACTACTTCTGTTCCTAAAGGTTGGGTGATTCCAACAAATGGGAAGAAATTGAGTATTGGAGTTCCAGTGAAAGATGGTTTCAGTGAATTTGTGAAAGTTACAACTGATTTTACTACTAACACAACAACATTTAGTGGTTACTGCATTGATGTTTTTGATGCAGTGATGAAAGAATTAAATTATTCTGTTCCTTATGAATTTGTTTCCTATGCACCTCCTGGTGCAAAGACTACTGAAAGTTACGATGATCTTGTTCGTCAAGTATTTCTTGGGGTAAATCTCTTAATTTTTGTTTTATCATACATTTTGGACccaaccttaccctgcatttttaCAAGAGGTTGTTTCTACGGCTTGAACTCATGACCTCTTGGTCATATGGCAGTAACTTTACCAGTTGTTCCCCTTGGAGTTTAATTTACTAAGTCCATTGAAAATACCAATTGAGTTATACGGGAACGTCGGTTGGAAAAACGTCTTGTTTCTAGAAGCGAAATACATTTCTcgcatatatatgtgtgtgtactTTTATATGCTTCTAACATTAACCAATGAACAGAACTTTGATGCTGTTGTTGGGGACGCTACCATTAGATCAAATAGGTTGCAATATGTTGATTTCACATTACCATACACAGAATCTGGAGTGACAATGATGGTGCCAATGGAAGACAACAACAGAAACAAAGCATGGGTATTCGTGAAGCCATTGACTTGGGAGTTGTGGTTAACAAGCTTCTGTTTTTTTGTTTTCATTGGTTTTGTCATTTGGGTACTTGAACATAGAGTTAATGAAGATTTCAGAGGACCCCCTTCTCACCAAGTTGGCCTGATCTTTTGGTTCGCCTTTGCAACTATGGTCTTTGCACAGAGTACTTACTATTTCCTCCTCCTTAATTTCATTTTATATGTtactctttcctttttagtctacTCCAAAAAGAATAGCACATTTGTAGAATTTTAAACTTCCATTTACCTTTAATGACATGATCGTATAGCCATAGAAATGCTATTATGCATTTAAGATCACATGTTCTAAGAGTACTTTTGGTATGTGCCGGAAGAATTTttctttcatatatatatattctgaaTTTTCTCCCGTTTGATTCTTGATACTGCAGAGGAGAAGATAGTAAGCAATCTGGCTAGGTTTGTGTTGATCATCTGGCTACTAGTAGTACTTATATTGACTTCAAGCTACACAGCAAGTCTTTCATCGACGTTAACAGTTGAAAACCTCCAGCCAACTGTTACAGATATAAGAGAACTTCAGAAGAACAAGGATTATGTGGGATTCCAAGAGGGTTCTTTCGTTAAAGAACTTCTAATAAAGAATAACTTTGATGAGGACAGGCTAAAACAATATAACTCCTCAGAGGAATGTATTGATTTGATCTCTAAAGGAAGTGCGAATGGTGGTATTGCTGCTGCTTTTGATGAGATTCCTTATGTGAAACTTCTGCAAGCAATTAATTGCTCGAAATATACCGTGGTTGGACCTATGTATAAGAGCGATGGCTTTGGCTTTGTAAGTAACTCTTTTTTGTCTTGACAGTCATTTTCTTTTGATCCCTAATATTATGAATTATGATTTTCATACAGGCATTCCCAATAGGATCTCCTCTATTACATGATGTTTCAAAAGCAGTCTTGAGTGTAACAGAAGGTGAAAAGTTGGTACAAATAGAAAAAATATGGTTTGGACAACCGGTTTGTTCAGATTCTAGCACGTCATACTCCTCCAATGGTCTTAGCCTTGATAGCTTCTGGGGACTCTTTGTCATAGCTGCAGTTGCTGCAATTTTGGCTCTCCTCGTCTTTCTAACAACGTTCATGCGTGATCATTGGCACATCATAAGACAATCTGATCCTTCGTTCCACGAAAGAATCAAAATCTTGGCTAGAAAATTTGACAGAAAAGACTATAGTAGCCATACATTCAAGGACATTGAACAGAGAGACGCAGTTGTAGTTTCAGGACATATGGATTGCCCACAAAGTCCACATGATAATTCGTCAACGCTTCCTTCTCCAAGAAGGAATGGACCGCCAAGTCCAAGTATTTCTAGCCATACAGAGCAGAGTAATATTCATTTTCCAGGGGAGGAAGAAACTCTACCTTTACATGAAGAGATTATAGCACTTAGTACTCAGGAGAGTGTCATTGAGTCAGCTATTGATCTAAACGCAAACCGTTGATGTTTTCTCTTATCTATCTTAAATTGCTATCTTTCATTTGTATATTGGTGTGAAAGGGATTATGTTTGTTCTTTTAATAAGCCTTTAATGTAGTATTAAGTTCATTTTTACTTCTTCCATTGTGCAACAGATAGTATTAGTATTGAAtgaatttgaaaaaaatgttATATTCGAATCCTGGAACTCCAATGGGATTGTTTCCCATTAACTTTAATCTCCACATAGAAATCAGCATTAATTAATATAGCATTTGGttacttctttttttgttttttattcatAAATAATGACTGTACAAGTTATGAGAGAATCTATGTATGTGGGGATAGAATATGAAACAATCCATGGATTCAAAATGCTAAATGACCAGACTAATACTCATACTAGTATTTgtttatgtgctcctatttgttgAGTACTATGTGTAATTGACTACTTGTACATGAGATTTTATGTGAAGTACTCGTTCTTACTTGTGACCTGTTGTGAATTACGTTGTAATCATTGTAGCCTGAGACACTTCATAGATGATTGCTATGTATGACGAAATAAGTATTGGAAAGTATTAGATTCTATATATGGCTAAGGTGTTGAGCCTGTAGTTGTAGTTCAAGGAGAGTGTGTAATTGAACTAAAACACAGAAATATTGAAGTTAAAGGAAAACATGTCCATTGCAGTTCCAAGATTCAACAGAACACCTGATCAAAGTCATTGAATATTCTCTTCTATCTGATTTGTTCTTTTGCACAATGGAAGAATTAAAATTGAACTTAATACTATGCAAGAGTGAAGTTAGTTAGAGGCTTACATACTAAAAACCTTCATAATCTCTTTCTACATCCATATACAAATCAAAGATGGCACATGCCATCTTAAAGCTAGAAAAGAGAAAACATCACCGGCCTGCACTTAGATCAACAGCCAACTCCAGGGGTGGAGGTAGAGTTTGGCCGCCGGGTTCATTTGAACCTAGTACTTTCGACGTAGAacataaatttatgtgtaaaaatttattaaaattacaaCAAATAGTAGGTccgaacccataactttaaaaatataacaggttcaatgctaaaaatcttaaaagttgaACCTATAAAATCTTAATCCTAGATCCGACTCAATGACACTCTCCTGAGTAGTAACTGCTATAATCTCTTCATGCAAAGGTGGAGTTGCTTCCTCCCCCGGAAAATGACAACTCTGCTATATAACTAGAAATGCTTGGACTTGGCGGTCCCTTCGTTCATGGGAAGATTGTTGGTAATGTTTTGTTTGAACGTTTCAGAAAGGTGGTCCTTTAATGGACTAATTGAAACTCCTTTCTTTAATTCCACTTCTTGAATTTCTGTAACTGCTCATATCCAAGAAACTGATACTCGTTTATTTGATCTAGTAACTGTTTTTGATGGAAGAacaatataaatattgctaaatATGGTTGAGGTCCCTAAGCATATAAAACACCTTAAATTACTAGTCCATATAGTGAGAATTTCTATGTGCTTAAATGACTcgtcagaaaagacaccagaatttGAGAACCTATCCGACGACGAAACCGTAACAATGGTTGGAGGTATGTTCGATCTTTATTTCCACTAAGCACTGCTCTAACATTTGGCATCAGAGCAGTTGATTAGCCTCTACCTTGTTAATTTCAGAATTTGTAAGTTATTCAAAAATGGCATCTTGATTTTAGATGAACTCTTGAACAAACTAATGGTAAAAATCATACGAAAACTGATTTTATAGCATCTCTGTGATTCTGAATGTGATTTTTGGTGTTGATTGATGGTATTGCATTGGATATGTAGTGGTTTTGAAATTGGGTCGAATATGACCCGGTTAGAGATAGAAGACGACCTTGTTCATATAAGTGCTTCTGTGCAAATAAATGTTTCGTTTTCTTTTAAATCGGTCAACCACTAGATGGAGACAAGCTATTTAATGCTTTGATATACAATTGTTATTTTTTCTCAATTGAAAATAGATGTGTTAAAGTGGCAGGGTTTTGGAGTCTCGTCTTTGTACTACAATTtttatctctctctcttctcctctttctctctctttatgccctctctctctttctctatacTCTATCTCTCTCTCCCAACTACTACTACACCTACCGGCGAGCCCGCCGGTACTGGCAACCTCAGGCAGGTAAGGTCGCCCCTCTCTCTCTCCCCCCTCCCTTCCTCCTCcctccttcttctctcttctccaccctctctctttcttctctccccctatttttttgtttttctatgTGTTTCCCCACGTCAGTCGCACTAGAATCTTCCGACCAGTAACCACTCTCATCTCTATTCTCCCCCACCCTTCTTCCTCATTCTTCTGCTCTCTTCCATATCATTCTTGTGGTTGAATTTCAGCCCCAGAAACCCTAACAAAGTTGTCCATGCCGGCGTCACTCTTTCCCTTATGGGTCTGAGTTTGCCTCGTCGTTTAGTTGGGCAGCTCGGGCTACCGTCGTGCAACAGTGATAGGTTGTCAACCCCCTTCCCAATTGGTTTCGTGGTGGTTGTGTGTATTATATTTCAGGGAATTAGCCATGGTAGTTGGAGAGGAGAATGAGGCCTACGAGCAAGTAGCGCAGAGCATCCTCGGTTGGTATTTGCAAAGGCCGGTGGCAGTTGGAAGGTTGCACGTCAGATTGTGCGACCTCGGGTGTGCACAAAGTCAAATTTTTAGGTTCTTCCCTTGGGAGTTGGTACCTCTCGCTTTCCTGTTTCTCTTTTTGTGTTAGGTAAATTGTTGCCATTTTTTTAgcattagtttaattatattattaGTGTGCTTGTAGTTGCTACTTGTTATCTTCTAGTTGGGTTCGTTGCCTATTTTGTGTTATTGATTGTATGTAGTCTGTTGTAGGTATAGAGGTTGTGGTCTTGGATGGTAGAGTAATGTCATGTCTTAGGGGGGTACGGGGGCAGGGTAGGGCAGTGGTGGGACAAGGGTCAATGGGTGGGACGAGAGGTACGGGAAAGGGGAACAAGGGAGTTTGTATCTCGATGAATGGGTCATGGAACATAGATACATTGATAGGTAAGTCTAAAGATTTTCAAGAAGAGGAAGGTCAATATAAATTGTGTCCACGAGACTAGGTTGGTAGGGCCGAAGGTGAGAGATGTGGACgtgtataagttgtggtactctatAGCCGTGAAGGATAGGAATATAGTGGGTATTTTAGTGGATAGGGATCTTAGAGAGTCGTTGGTAGAGGTTAGGCAGGTGAATGTTAGATTAATGTCTATTAAGTTAGTGGTTGGAGAGTGCACTCTTAATGTCATTAGCGCTTACGCACCGCAAGCGGGCTTGGATGAGGGGGTTAATAAGACTCTTCTAGGAGGAGTTGGATGAGATTATGCGTAGTATTCCACCTAATGAGAGGTTATTtttaggaggggatttcaatggccATATTGTATCGACTGTTGGTGGCTATGGCGAGGTGCATGTCAGCTTTGGCTTTGGGGTTAGGAATTGAGGAGGTACTTCACCGTTGGATTTCGCTAAGGGCTTTGAGTTGGTGATTGCAAGCTCTAGTCTTCGAAGAGGGAGAAGTATCTGATAACTTTCTAAAGTATGGTGGTGAAGACTCAGTTTGATTATCTCCTCATCAGGAGGAGTGATAAAGGGTTGTGCAAGGATTGCAAGGTTATCCTCGGTGAGACCCTCGCGGCTCAACAATGGCTCTTAGTAATAGACGTCGGTATCATGATAGGGAGGACGAAAAAGTCTGCTCTAGGTCGACCGAGGATCAGGTTGGGAGACTTAACTAAGGATAATGCTCAGGAGCTGGAAGGGAGATTATCGGCTCTAGGAGCCTGGAGAAGTAGTAGTGGCGCAAGCACTATCTGGACGATGACATCAAACTGTGTAAGGGAGGTAGTGAGAGAGGTGCTAGGGGTCTCGAAGGGTTACTTTGACAGGCACAAAtgcgactggtggtggaatgatgTGGTCCAAGgcaaagtggaagcaaagaaggtaGCGTATATGAAGTTAGCAGGGAGCACATGCGAGGAGAAAAGGAGAGCAAACCGAGAGAGTGGTATAAGGTAGAAAGGAATGAGGCAAAGTTTGAGGTCACGAAGGCTAAGACTACATCATTTGATCGTCTATACGAGGAATTGGGGGAAAAAGGCAGGGATAAAAAGTTATTTTGGCTGGCTAAAGCGAGAGAAAGGAAGGCTAGGGACTTGGATCAAGTAAGGTGCATCAATGACGAGGACGGTAGAGTATTGATGGAGGAGTCTCATACTAAGTAGAGATGACAGACTTACTTTCATGTACTTCTAAATGAAGAGGGGGACCAGGATATTGTGCTAGGCGATTTGGGGAATTTGGAGTCTCTGAGACTTTAGGTATTGTAGGCGCATTAAGGTTGAGGAGGTCATagggcaatgcgtaagatgagtaaGGGCAGAGCGATCGGGCCAAATGAAATTCTCGTTGAATTTTGGAGGTATGTGGGTAGGGCAGACTTCAAGTGGTTGACTATgatgtttaatgttattttcgggatgaagaagatgttgaataagtggaggtggagtacggtggTGGTACAAGAACAAAAGTGATATCCAGTATTGAAACAAATATAGGGGTATCAAGCTATTAAGTCATAAGGGGGGTGGAAGTAAGGGTGATGAGGATGTTAATTATGAGTTTCaatgatgaaaaataatataTCACACTTGGTGCAAGATCACAAGGAATAAAAAGAAGGAATCAAGACGCAATACCATTCAAGAatagattaaaaaaataatttattaacGGGAGCACTAAAAGCAACGCAAGGTAAAGAATCAATGATTAGCGATTAAAAATGAAGAAGCAGCGGAGAACCAAAAGAAGAATCAATCAATGATTCTATAAATGATTGATGAACGCTATTATTGGAAGGTCCCAAATCAAAGGGAAACGATATCGCAAAGGGTTATATTGGAGATGTTGAAGCCACAAATCAAGGGATCTATCACAaatcaatcaagtaatgaaaatataTGCCTAGTAGATGAAAAGCTCGTCAAGACCACAAATCAAGGAAGATCAACGAAAACTTGACTTTATTCTTAGAAAGAATCAATCTATGATTACTTTCAAGGATCAAATCCCTTGGGTTTGCAATCTCTCAAGATTCATGTCATTCAATAGTCAAGAAGGCCTCAtaaagtatatatatacatatgttcCAGACTTGAAGAGAATATACTTTGAACGAACCATTATCACTCTATTTGTTCTAGTCCAAACAAGTATTGTAGTTCTTTTAGATCTGCCGTGTAACTagtgagagaagaaaaagagataaacactggtgaggcattgtatcaagaAGAGAAAAGTGACATAAAGATCAAATCGTTGGTGTAAAGCTACATCAACCATTCTGTACTGAAGAAACTTCATTCACTGAAAGAGAACACTCTTACAACCCAAGTGGACTGGagtaggattcacattgaatccgaacaaGTATAAATTTCTGGTGGCTTTATTTCCTGCATTTTGTTTCTGCATTGCTATTATCTTGTTTTTATCTCGAGTCGACTAATACTAAACTAGTCAACTACTTATAATACAATTTTTAAATAGGCAATTCATccccccccctcttgtactttcaattggtatcagagctagtaTCACACTTTTTTCTTAACAgcttgtgagaaaagatcatggcaaATCAAGTAATTGTTGGAGCACTTATTCAAGAAGGAACATCACAACTTAGACCATCATATTTCAATGGACAACACTTTTCTCACTGGAAGGTGAGTATGGAAATATATGCAAAATCCTATGATGTCAAAGTATGGCCTGTTATCAAAAAAGGGAACAATCTACTATCAGCAACAACTCAACCACCTACTTATCCAGAAGATATAGATGAGTACGCAGACGAGCAACAGCTCAACACCCAAGAAACCCAAAGTAGACCTCTCGAGTTCTCTAGAGTCCGACCTCAATTCCTGGGATACCCCAAATAGGGATTTCTTTGTTGCTCTGAAAGATAATCCCATTGCTTACGGTAGAGTAGTTCGACCTTGATGATATGGAGGCCCTCAATTGTAAGGTAAAGGATCTATTCGTTTTTCAAGGATGGTCTAAATCTCTGTACCCTCTCCCTAAGTCTATGGACTTTTAGTGAGAATGTTTTATGCCAATCTTTGCTCTAGCAAGTCTGATAAGTTGGAATCCCTAATTTTAGGAAAACGCATTGTTCTTGATTGTCCCATATTTGACTCAATTTTTCAGTGTAAGTGCTCCGATTTTCCTATGCTTTTCAAGAATACTTGGACTGatgattttgaaatttcttttgatCAAGCAAAATGTTGTATTGCTGAGTGTCCATCTAATTTCCTTCCTAACTAGTTAGATCCCAGTGATGTTAGTTTTGAAACCCAAGTTTTGGCACACATTGTTGCAACTAAACTTCTTCCTCGTACTGGATCATTCTCCACCTTCTCTCAACGAGATGCCTTTCTTGTCGATTGTCTTGTGATCAAACTTAAGGTTAAACTGTCCTCATGGGTCATAAACTTCATGATTGAGAGTGTTGATGATCCCACCGATTTGTCCAATGGTATGGCTATCACCCACATTTTGGAAGCCCACAACATCTCTATCTCAGAATACCTCTTTGTCTCTGTTTCAAAGTCCTACAACTCTAGAGCTTTCGCCAATATGGGGTATGAGTGTGCTAAGGGTTCCTGGGGTGAAGAAACAGGAAGGTGAAGTCAAGAATGTTAAGCCTGATCCCAAGATCAAAGCCTTTGTTTCCCATCATTGTGTAAGTGATCATGACCTTATGAAGAAACTGACTGCTATTGACAACAAGTTGACCATCATCAAGGACCTTCTTGCTGCAACTCAATCCATTGTTGGGGACATCCATGCGATCTCCAAAGAGACTGGGTTCGATGTTCCAAAGGTGAGGGTCAGAATTCTCAAACTTGGAGAAAATACAGTCAAAGCCTTCAAGGAATTACATGACAGGATTGATGGAGTGACAGTTTCAGCCAATGCTAACTTTGAACGTCTGAAGGAAGCGATTTGCAACACTCTTACTTATTTCTTGCGTCATTAGTTGTGGAAGTTTAAAACAATCTCTTTttgctatttttatattttagataACCAGCCGCTggatatttttctttatttttgctaAACTCTGCATGCTTATAATTTTCAAATATTTGCCTATGATGTGTCTGCTTCTACTTTATTTGcctataatttatatatatacatatcccCTCTTTGTTGATGTCAAAAAGGGGGAGAGAGAAGTTGTACTTTGCAAGACAGATAGTAACACGTTGACTGAAGTATATGCAACATCTGTTGAGCACCCGATGATGGGGAGTCGGCTGAAGTATAAGCAACACCTATTGAGGGGGAGTCGAC from Nicotiana sylvestris chromosome 12, ASM39365v2, whole genome shotgun sequence encodes the following:
- the LOC138882749 gene encoding uncharacterized protein, with the protein product MVVKTQFDYLLIRRSDKGLCKDCKVILGETLAAQQWLLVIDVGIMIGRTKKSALGRPRIRLGDLTKDNAQELEGRLSALGAWRSSSGASTIWTMTSNCVREVVREVLGVSKGYFDRHKCDWWWNDVVQGKVEAKKVAYMKLAGSTCEEKRRANRESGIR